Within Wyeomyia smithii strain HCP4-BCI-WySm-NY-G18 chromosome 2, ASM2978416v1, whole genome shotgun sequence, the genomic segment tccgagccaaacgaacaagaaaggtaacacattgaaaggtgttgcaatcaggtacaataaaggatatatttattttcacacgtttttcgtgttttattgctaaacaataaattgagaatgctccaaaattggTTTATCAccgtgatttttaactggtgacTCACAAACCTGGTGTATGATCAACAAAATGATGATCAATTATGGTgagagtatataaaattaaacataaacataaaatttaaaaactacacggtttttgtgatgcactttattattccccaggactttcaTTGTCACCACCGGTTATATGAgatgaataaaaaagttagtcaacattgcgctttgagaaaagatctggcacctcgcttatctctctctctgagtatctctagatTCTATCACATACATGAAGCCTGTGTTTATTATTGTGACTTCCGACTTTCGAACTTTCTTTcgactttacaaacacatagagcaactgcgtgttcacacaacatgaactgtgggaatgatttcaatgtatttggttgcagtgttgcgcgaacaacaaaaataagcatcggaagtgagcctgactgccagtttATCAACGACGTTTTGATAACttttatttaaatgcacaatacactctttgaccaataatcaaatatttgaccttttggaataatggtcaaatttatttgacatcatgattgttgtttgcccgtgtttgccaccttaaaaaattggagagtgacaaacaattatctttgaccaaattttaatctgtcaaaaagtgacaaatatttgacgcttggtcaaagagtgtaatacagcctTAAGATATAAATTTTAGTTAAAAACTAAACACTCGAACGGTCCCATCACATACACAAGATATACTTAACGCAGGCGATTTTTTATACACTTTCCTCCATACTACCCAATGAGCTCTGACCCCAAAACCTTTCAAATTGCTCTACGAACAATGAGTGGAATGAGTTTTCTTCATCTCAGCTCTACTCAGCTCAGCTGCAAAGCCATTcgattaagttttttttagttttcttcaCCACACTGGTATGTTTGATGTACAGGGGATGTACCCAACATGAAAAAAACCTGTCAAAAACAACATCAACACATAAACAATTTATATCTCGTAGTTCCTTGGGGCATTTTCGATTtttgggtaccaatgaactcgaaatgaattctagtttatgGGCAACATGAATTCAAATAGGGAACAAATAAGGATCTTACACCTGCAAGGATTGAAACATCGAGGTCAAGAGAAAGCTGTCACATCTAAACTTGAGCAGATTATTCATCTACAGGACCATCAAGCTGTTCAAAGATACAGGTACGGTTCTTCTCAAGAAGAAATCTGGTAAAAAACGGAGTGTTCGGACTCATCAAAGCAGTGAAGGAACGTTTCCGGCGAAATCCATCCCGTTGCTTCCCGGGGAAAAATGAATctaaattcccactaattagaagccgctaTGCTGTCAACCTGAAAAacagcatttcttatgtaaaattggcctataaatcgattggtgatattttcatcctgtgtagaacatgggaaaGGTTCTATACACTGGCGTAGCCTGGTGGGGGCGGCGGGGGCGGTCCGCCTCGAGTGTCACCCCCAAGGGGGCGACACCCATGAGGATAtccacgctcgtaaataataactctaaaatgagtaacacttgacgcattttcgtaaaaagtggaacaactcttgaattgagtaactccacaaatactcaaaactgagtaacactaggcgtctttcaaatgagtcattattacacaaaatttgagtacgacattactcattttttgggtacagatcagtttcattactggctagaaatccgccacggccaataaacgacaccacatgttcatcaattaccttgtaataaaagtaaacagttataatgccttctgaggcgcacacaattaaaaaacatatgtcacaaactgaagcacatcgtaatcatctttaaaaatggacgtcgttatatgcgacgttactcagaaagaagttatattaagggaacccaaaaagtgagtcaaagttactcaaaatcaaaaaggacttctactcattttttgacgtctacgaacatcgttctaaactgagtcagagttgctcagttcatgagttataATTTACGAGCGTGTCCGTAAGATTAACTATCAATTAGGTGGAGGTGAAACCTTCGAAAATTACATAAATTTGCTCCTAAGAGTATAATCTCAAccagtttttcgaaaatgggTGGATTAAGTGCAAATGAAAACGATCGTGCTACTtctcacaatttttgataacaaaatgatttcacctggtgggggtgacacccaggggGAAAGGAGTGACACtcaaattttccgccccgggtgtcacccggtcgcGCTACGCCACTGGttctatattttcaaaaatacgcaaaaatagggtgagaATTGTCAAAATGTACCATTTCCTGTGCCTtgcacaaaatgaaaccatcatcaatcgatttgttgaccaattttacataagaaatgctagatttcaggttgccagtctAGTTAGCCgcgattatttagtggaaaaCCCGGAACCCACATTTTCACAATATAATCGCCGCTGGGCTAACAACATGAAATATAggatttcttatgtaaaattggtcaacaaatcgattggtgatggtttcatttgtgcagggcacggaaaataggctattttgcccctttttaccctattttttgcgtatttttggaaatataaatCCTTTCCCGTTCCCTGCACAGGATAGAACTATCACCTATCgattttttgacaaattttacataagaaacgcTATTTCAGATTGCCATCTCTGCGGCTTCCAATTAACAAGCGTGTTGTGAAAGCGTTTACGCGGAATCCCAATGCTTTGGTCAGGGATAGGCCATAAAGCTGAATTTGTCCTAGTTTTTCGTTCAGAGAGCCAAGGACCATGAAGGACTGCTTATGTACAAAGTGCAGAAGGCTCCAaatggggtcctaaagctataccagtttttatatatcatttaaaaaagccgcgttttctgagcaaaacgtgttttttaaaaaatgtttatcgtttttcttcgatttctaaatgaagaataaaaaaactgctcgaaaggtcttagttGACGTTCCgaccatgtacggtatatgagagaactgtcatttaaggcatttagagcaatttttcattcttcatttaaataCGAAGGAAAAcggtaaacattttttaaaaatcacgttttgctctgAAAATTtcactcttccagctgatatataaaaatcagaaaactgtTTAAAGCTTCAGGACCCCATTGTGACGAACGGCAAAATACTGAGGAAAAGTTCAGGGCCCAGAACCTGTAAACCCAGATGCTGACGAAGCCTCATTATCTCTTCATGGATGATGCGTTGACATTAatatgacagaaaatgtatggactaactgtcaaattgccacaaacgcagccgcaacgtatcaattGTGTTCAGACCTTCACGCCAAGGCGGACTTCCGGCAGCTTGTGGCTGGATCTAGCTTCGTGCCACTATTTAAATTAAATCCTGCAGTGAACAAAGCCACCGCCAAGTCTGTGTACCtaggctcactggtgactgctgacaaccagcagacaccagcagagaaactcGTCGACGccctatagagataagtgacttttcacctacgcacactagtaaacgtgtaagcccgtgtaaagttgcttttgtttcctccgaactgtaaatcatcgcatctcgttgcttcgacttttatcactttttaccatttttggtcgatcaTGTTCAGAAGCTTCTttcgatttctgatcacgaatgaaaaaaattattcagaaacaagtttaaaacatataatgagtgttcaactgaatatttgtccagctgctagaaacatagcattgcaaacaaaacagctatttgtaaatattttcctcaactagttGCACTAAcgcattcgtacgtaaaaaggtttATAGCAAGAAATCGTGCCGACTTTGGACTCCGAAGAACGCTCCGTACGAAGTTGACGTTTCGTGCATATCGTAAGGATGCTGTACAAAAGCTCATTGAAAATTGTTCTCGGTTGAGTGAAAGACGACATGCGGGGCCTCCGCAAACGATTCGGCTGGCGAGCTacagccatggaccgaattgaatggagacgacttcttcgaacagcaagggacacttcgacCTGGAGCCTACTGGTACTTTAGGAAATGGTTACGAAGAAGCGGACTAATTGATTTTGGGCTGCCGCTTGCAGTATCGGTTTTGAGATGGGTAATAAAAATATGATCATAAATTACAAGCAAAAATATACTTCAGTCGATCTTAAACTAAGTATTATCACACAATATTTGCACTAATCACACGTATACGACCCATCTAAAATAGAAATTTGATGCAACGTGCCACAACCTGCATAATCTTTCACATAACTTGGAAAATCATTCTCAAGAACTAACAACCGGTTGACTCGGAAGTCAGGAAATACATGTGTCGCGTAGAGTCCACCAGTGCTTTTGTGAACCAGTTTGAAGTTTGACTTCTTGTAACATTGATTTGTGTTCCAATAGTAAACATCACTGTCCCCCTCTTCTCGGAAGAAAACACCACTACCTGCATCAGTTCCAACGAAAATAGGTATATTTGGCTTTTCCCCAACATctgaaaacacaaaaaatgaaGTGAGAAAAGATTTGGCACAATCTATTTACCTATACCTATGATGTTTCCCCCATGACCTTTCCGTAAATGTTCTGTTCGAATAGCGAACAGTCGTTGTCCACAGAGGTAACTGAAATACAGTTTGGTGCACTCCCTTTGATGAATCAGGAAGATATACAATACGTCTCTTAGTCTACAACCATGATAAATCGCTCTTGGTAAAACAACGCGGTATCCACGGCCTCCGTAAACGTCATACACGATTATTACATTATTACCAGGATCACTAATGTAAACATAGCAATGACCTCCACTTAAACATTCAACCTGGAGATACTGCAGTCTTGATTTCTCCGTGACAAATCTGTCTAGGttaatcatttttaattttcgcCCGGTTTTACCCTCATAAACCACGATTTTTGGGGAACATTGTTGGACAGGTGTTCGCAGGGTTTGTATTATACCACTATCCAGAACCCACACGAATTCTCCCACACTGAAAACGTCGATCACCGATTGTAGAGCATCACAATTACCTTCTTCCTGTTCTGTCCAACACGGAAACGGTTCAAACTTCACATCACATCCCTTCTTGGTAGCATAAATTTGACTCAGTGTGATTGGTATAATATTTTTATAACGCGGAAATGCACAAACTGTTTTTCCTTCAACCCGCTGACAACGAGTGGCGATCAGATCCCGAGGTGTATACTTGGCAGCCGCTTTAATCAACCGTTTGGTTGTGGCACATGGCCATTCAATTCGACCACCTTCCCAAGTGTAGATAGCGTTTGAATTGTTGGAATAAGCTGCAACTGCATTTAACGCGATTACAGCTAGTCCAATAACCTGCAGAATGGTGTTATTCTGCATCTTTTGACTAGATCGTCAATGTAACTGTTAGGTTCTTGGTAGTAACGTATTACCTCTGTATTCTGTTGAAGCACGGCATCAACCTTGCTGCTCAGCTTTTCACTATCAAACTGTATGGGACGATGATAATCTAGTTCTTAAATGAGCAAACCATCAAGTTTAAACGGGTTTCTGCGAAATTTGTTTGCTGTTTTGAATTTGTCTCAATGTCGAGCTGCCCGGTGAGCACCACGACAATTGACTCTGCGAAAGGTTCTGGATAGATATTTTCTTTGCATGAAATGAGATATTTTCACGCATTCTCACGGACAGAATTTCTTCTGACGCAAATAGGGGTGGGTTCTGGACACGTGCGTTTTAACTGTTTgttaaataatattaaaatggtTAATACTAAGCAACAACAAACGATTTGAGAGACTTGGGGAATTAGACTAACGGTGACTGAAAAGAATCTGATTACGATAAAACATATCAATCGGCGGTTTACACGATCTCTATAATTATTTTCACAAGTGACATGTTCGGACTGTCAATGATGAATTTCGCATCTTCAAATATGATATCGATTATTGTAAATCTTTAAATTTTTCGGATATAAAACCTCCCGTCGTTTTGGCTAATGCTGGATGCCACAAACTTCATAATGATGAACCTTTTCATTGATTTAGCCACAAATTTTAGATGTTGAAAACAGAGCCGGCGGTTCATGTGGTTAGTGTGGGTACCCATTCGGAAAATGTCTCTGtaggtacttacccacacggaattatccccCACCATTGctcactacccactcgggaaataatgtgacgccggcccttgTTGAAAAGTTGATTATAACTGTTGAAAATTATGTTCGTTTAATGAATTGTCTCTTAttgaataacaaaatttgttatttggtatttttacAGAACTTCTCATTATAGTTTGACAGTTCAATTGCCCAAAAATTATAGTGTTTTTAATCGGGTTGTAGCATAAATTTTCGGGCATCGGTAAAATATTGTCGAGACCCTTGTTGAAAGTTGATGATTTTTTCCTTTTCACATGAAGTCGATATTATGATGAGTATCCTAGATTTTTATCGAGCTGTCGGAGCCTTACTAGGGTAGGTGAGCTAGTTATGGCAAATGTATCAGTTATTGCTATATCGCATAAGCacaatggtaccagttatggcaaagATACATTTTAATTCCACAGACCATAACTatggttcatgccataactgaTTGAACCTTTGAATGGCACATTTTCTAGATATTATCATAAATGGTACAACACCACCACCCCCCCCACCCCCTTCTTTCTTTCGTCTCGTAGATAAAATCTAAGCACGTAGGAAAACCTAACGAAAAGTCAATTATCGAACTCACGATAAGTGAGTTTTATAACCTTGCAAGTAAAAGAGTTTCTGGATAGTTTTATTGCTGATGAACTAAAAGATATAGttcatttgaaaatttatccTATAATTATTCAAGATCTGACTGTAGAGAAAACGAGCCATAACACTTTTTCATCTCCATGATGACAACTTGAATTTTACAAAGCGAGGAAGcgcaaaaaaactgacaaaaactGAAAAGGTAATCGCAAATACTGAAGATTACTAATTCTGGGTTCATCCAAACAATCGAAAGGAAACTCGAAAATTCACGCCGAAGTATGGTTGAAATCAAGGTTGTCGAGAAAGATACAGAAAGATAAAGATAATCTTAGATATACCAGGTAATTAAATATACGAATTCACTACCAGTAATAGTCATGAAAGCCTTTGGTAACAAAAGTGACTTATCAAATGGCAAACATCTCTTTATAGTGAAAGCTGTTACTAGTAACATAACATTGTATAAAAAGTGAAATTGGAGAAAAATATTTGGATAACATAAGATTACTCCATCATCACGATCAACGCAGAAATTTTTGTTCCGGAACCAGAAATCTGCTCTTCATGCCTGTCTCTGATGAAAACATGCAGCATTTTCGTCACAGACAGACATGTTTATACCAACAACCACACAAAACTGCAAAACAAAAGCTCAAAAGAGGAAGCCACATGTTATAAAGGGCGCTTATGTGCACTGCACTTCCTCAGTAGAACCGCCAAGAACTATTAACGAACTAGCTGTGACTGTAACCAATTTCGGAAGATCTTATAGAAACAACTTGTTGAAATGTGCGTGTGGTTTTTATACATGAGTTTAGTGTCAGTTATTTGTTCAGCGCAAAATAAGCCACCAGACTTGTCCGACAAAATATACCGAATCAATGGCAATTCGATCGACTTTCCGTGCGAGTCTACAAAGAATATCTTCATCAGTACGGAACGGTACAAACCGAGTAATATTATTCCTCTGCGGTTTCAAATCGACCACAAGCTTGATCGCGCATTATGTGTGCTACCAAGACTGCGTACGGGAATCCCAATTACGTTGGGCGTAATCGATCTGCTGCGCCCTAATTGTTATGCACACATCAAACCGTATCCTTGCTGGGATTACCAAGAAGAAGGCAACTGTAATTCATTTCAATCGGTTGTTGACGCGTATATAGATATAAGAGTAACTCACGTATAAACTGTACATGTTCGTTCAACTAAAGCATTATTGTTTAATCTGCAGCATAATATCTGGACGTTAGACACTGGAATCACGAACTATTTACAGCAGCCAATCAAACGGTGTCCTCCTAAGGTGGTAGCATTCTCCCTAGACAATGATAAAACCGTCAAAACTATAGATTTGAGCGAGATCGTGAAGCCAGCATCAAGACTACAGTACATCGTTGTTGATTATTCGCTAAATGGATCACCTTATGTGTACATTGCTGACGCCGAAGGTGCAATCATTGTCTTGGATATTCAAAATGATAAGAACTATCGCGTGGTACTGCCACGCACCGTATCCGCCGGGTGTGGCGATTCGGATGTACTTTATTTATTGCTGGCACGAAGACCAAAAAACCAGAACACAGTTATTTTTTCCTATCTTTGTGGCCAGAAAGTATTTGGAATCAAATCGGAGCATCTCCGCACTGGCCGTGGTTCTAATGCTATCGTTGAGCTCGGAAGCAAACAAAAGCATTCCGTGCTGCTAGGCACAGATGGTGGAAAAAATGTGATAATGCGATACAGAGGCGAGAGTGAGCTTTATTTGTGGGACACTGATCAGCCGTACAGGGAGTGCAATTTTGTTTTAGTGCAAAATCCGGAGGAGTGTCGACTGAGTACACATGTAAGTTAATAGTTCAATAGATTAGATTGTTACAATTATTACACGATTGACATTATTATGCTGCTTATATCACTTTTAATGCTGTTCTCTGAAAATTAGCATAAATGTACCATAACCTCGTCTGACAACCCaaagcgctagcctcgcaattatTCTTTACACTTTatagttgactgcgaagtctgtcaaataaacagaacagcAATAATTCTGGTTAAGAAGGAAAAGAAGAAGCTGATCAAATCATAAAAACTTCCTCTAGCCACCAACCCAATCCAATTTGAAATTCTAATATATATTAAAATAGCGAAGGCTTGATTTTTAGTTTACTCAACCCTTTTTCAACGATAGACTACGCTGCCGACTACATAACAATTGAGGAACTAACGAAACAATCCGATCACAATTTGGCACTACTTCACATCAAACGAGATTCAAACATACGGTGACCGGCTTAATATTAGATCAGCAACTCGAAGCGATGTTCTTCTCTTATCATTCTTTACTTCATTCCCTTCTCAAAATTTCCTAGTCCTGGTTTTTTTGTGGTCGCTTTAAGAGCCGTGCCTTTTACTATCTGTTTCctattaataatgaaacaaaaatagaaaaaaaagaccAATACACCTGTTGTGATAAGTGGGATTTTGAAGATTTGAATTTTCGCGGAGACCACGGAAGTACAGATTTGCAGTTTTATTTCTTGTGACAAAATGCTGACGTAGATTCAATCCGGTTTCGAATCAAAGTTTCAATGTCTTTCAATTTAACTGATTAATATTTTGGTCTAATTAGTATTTTTGTGTAATATACCGAAGATCTCGTAGAAACAGCGACAATCAAATTATTTCTGGACATTCTAATCTCCCAGCAATTAACTCTTGTACAAGTATAATCCTTAGGGCGGCAattaaatgtatgggaaaaaattcAAAGGGAAGGGCGCAAAGATTTCGTcttctgaaaaaagtccattagGACACCTGTCACCGGAAGTcgattaaggggggaccctccTTTGAAAGgtcgaaaaataattaattttcttgattttttttagatGTTTAGAATGAAGTGAAAAGTTCAGGTAtattggctattgattaagataTATTAGGTATTTTGCATATCGAGGGTGCAAATATAGCgagtattacgctgttggcagctgggCATGGATGCTCcctctaaatcagtacctaactggtgataaggtgtaaatttttttagtaaaattgcCAAAACGGTgccattttagtgaaaaacaatttttttcattataaatCACTATTTGAAAAACTATTAAACATTGGAAAATTCAGATATCAAAGGccatgtaacaagttagataatccatttttacctGTCCAAAAATATCAGCCGCAttggttcagtagatgctgagaaaaacgtaccatcaattaaaaaaaacatgctttcaagaaaaacgcgtGTATTACTCACCACATTTGCatccacgacatgcaaaatacatcttcaagtATACCGCACggcgccctaattctgcgcGGCTCTTAATTCTGTGCACTTCGTATCTGCtttaaattgatattttttcaacattttaatacgaagtgcgcagaattaCGAGCCACGCAGGATTAGGGCGCCGCACGGTACCACactcaatagccaaaatacccgaacactgcactttactctaaacatcGGAAAAAAATCACGATAGTTCActatttttcgaccttccagagtGGGTCCCTCCTTGACCAGAATTTCGAAAAGTCAGTTTACATTGCCACCCTAAAAATCTTACTATCATCTACTGTATGGGCTGAAAAATCTTTGTGCTACTAATGATAAAACGACAATTCTTCGACTTAGTCTTCATCTAGAATAAGCTAGAGTATTATCAAAGCTTAATAAGCTGTtatacaaaattgtttgttgggccTAGCTCTTCAACCGAGTGGAATGACTTGCCAGAGAGCAGTGGCGTCGCTGTAAGTGTGGAGCGCACCCGGGTACACGCTTTTGGGGGCgcagaataaacaaaaaaaaatcagtgaaaatttctaaaaaacCCTAAGTACATAACTATTTGGCGTACACCACCTACCTATTCTTTAGGTACACTGACATCCAACCTGTCAACGAAAACCTTCTCAATAAATACTTTGATTTCTAAATGGTCTTTTCTGACTTGGCGAGGAAATTATCCCTTTCTTTTGTTCCCGCTTAGTCTGAGATTACACCGGAAGAGAATTTTGCTATCATAACTACTTTACTTCATAAATTTTCAATGTTCCCTACTGGGCTGTTCAATTAGTGCATAGATCACTCTCTTAATCTGTGTGGACAGTATGCTAGCGTAATAATAGCTATACGTAAAGTTTCGTGGAACTGTTGAAGCAATGTAAGCGTTTTTTGCTGGTTCGACACAACGATGAAATGTACTATTCAAATATTAAGGTAGGCGTAGTCGGAATAGTCACCGAGCTTGATCTTaagcttgacgaccgcacattccgtagttgctcctccgtgatggatctgatcTAGTGAGGTTGCAcaaggaaccacgtatatggcaacttgagattagtttaccatcttcaatgtacaattcAGTAGCATCCGCTTCGTATATATCCATAacagcgccggccacgtccttacgatcgttatgGTAAAGCTGAGGATTGTGAGGAAGGAGGTGTCACAGTCGTTGTTgtcagagaccgagtttacctctgcttCTCCATGACTGCGACAGAAAGGTAGGGTTTGGTCACCGTGATAAGTGACGGAATCGAACGATGTTGCGATGTTGTATCAATCCCTCATATCTCCAAGAAAGTAaaagcacagagaacagacgttcatcttgtTTTCAAACGATGTGTAataacttgcaaccgtcattcaacagtaagtggtaatgctcccgctatgtggcgctcgcaTCACTTTAAAACCAAGcacagatatcgataaaatatagatacagcaatatttatgcagtgcaactgagGCACCCCAAAAcggatgtcgttagtgtattaatgtatatggattcaaatttttacactcgATTTTCAAATtcctttatatgaacatgaatgtctgttctctgtggtaaaAGCACTCCGATAGACGCGGTTCTTTGAAAGATATACTGCCACGCATaacaagtccgtcccatttgcatttcacCAAATTGTGTTAATAAGCGGAATTGGTAGCGAACTATGcataatttcataacaatagaTGAGCTCAACAACTTTGATCTGGAAAACTTTGGAAAAATATCCACACGTATTGTCCCATCTCATAGGAAACAACGGTATGAAATGatataaaaacgcgtttttctcggcttgctgaaaatgcaaatgggactgattAGCTATACGTGGCAGTATACATTGCGTAAATAGTCGTAGTAGTCACCGTACTGCAGTCAAAGCTATTCAAGATAACTTTGATGGCATCATTGAAGCTTTACAACTTCTTTGTGATCCAACGGGGAATAAAAACACGAGAGGTACCGCGCAAGAGGTCATTTCGTACAAGCTTCTCGaacgttgcaaaaaaaaaca encodes:
- the LOC129722474 gene encoding uncharacterized protein LOC129722474, translated to MQNNTILQVIGLAVIALNAVAAYSNNSNAIYTWEGGRIEWPCATTKRLIKAAAKYTPRDLIATRCQRVEGKTVCAFPRYKNIIPITLSQIYATKKGCDVKFEPFPCWTEQEEGNCDALQSVIDVFSVGEFVWVLDSGIIQTLRTPVQQCSPKIVVYEGKTGRKLKMINLDRFVTEKSRLQYLQVECLSGGHCYVYISDPGNNVIIVYDVYGGRGYRVVLPRAIYHGCRLRDVLYIFLIHQRECTKLYFSYLCGQRLFAIRTEHLRKGHGGNIIDVGEKPNIPIFVGTDAGSGVFFREEGDSDVYYWNTNQCYKKSNFKLVHKSTGGLYATHVFPDFRVNRLLVLENDFPSYVKDYAGCGTLHQISILDGSYTCD
- the LOC129722473 gene encoding major royal jelly protein 2-like, producing the protein MCVWFLYMSLVSVICSAQNKPPDLSDKIYRINGNSIDFPCESTKNIFISTERYKPSNIIPLRFQIDHKLDRALCVLPRLRTGIPITLGVIDLLRPNCYAHIKPYPCWDYQEEGNCNSFQSVVDAYIDIRHNIWTLDTGITNYLQQPIKRCPPKVVAFSLDNDKTVKTIDLSEIVKPASRLQYIVVDYSLNGSPYVYIADAEGAIIVLDIQNDKNYRVVLPRTVSAGCGDSDVLYLLLARRPKNQNTVIFSYLCGQKVFGIKSEHLRTGRGSNAIVELGSKQKHSVLLGTDGGKNVIMRYRGESELYLWDTDQPYRECNFVLVQNPEECRLSTHVAPGGKDELLYSLSSNIADYLNNTSGAGGASGRLKFISKDCDDDCY